In one window of Legionella fallonii LLAP-10 DNA:
- a CDS encoding LapA family protein, which translates to MDPLSIALICAASFGAIVTIAAFIRMMMLSRDKNANDEAQRKALTQEAAELEKMREQMQSNKRFDSHYKVLGANKDAIMYLDTKIEDILHKKAQLVERYAQISIKESEAIVDGSPSSQRKAACDRLKLEIDEEIKFYDNELQQLQQRRTSLWDTSDDLQEYLLQQEKSRNASLDFIYKQHSGLLEKVYLRHIDNSEHVAKQSIEAGTSTFKSMIWAPIQFLLQYFNISTGIGYDKTQMEKDARDEVEKMEDEINDPPAEPPKKDDEIIDIDESDKSPEESKEEDNDDSDTESDSKLLIA; encoded by the coding sequence ATGGATCCACTAAGTATAGCGCTTATTTGTGCCGCTTCATTTGGAGCAATAGTGACTATAGCTGCATTCATTAGAATGATGATGTTGAGTAGAGATAAAAATGCTAATGATGAAGCACAAAGAAAAGCACTAACTCAAGAGGCAGCTGAGCTAGAAAAAATGCGCGAGCAAATGCAAAGCAATAAACGCTTTGACTCGCATTATAAAGTGCTGGGAGCCAACAAAGATGCCATTATGTATCTAGACACTAAAATAGAGGATATTCTGCATAAAAAAGCACAATTAGTAGAGCGTTATGCGCAAATTTCTATTAAAGAGTCGGAGGCGATAGTAGATGGTTCTCCTTCTAGTCAACGTAAGGCAGCTTGCGATCGATTAAAATTAGAAATCGATGAGGAAATTAAATTTTATGATAATGAGTTGCAGCAGTTGCAACAAAGAAGAACCTCTTTATGGGATACAAGCGATGATTTACAGGAGTATTTGTTACAACAAGAAAAATCGCGGAATGCCAGTTTAGATTTTATTTACAAACAACATTCTGGTCTTTTAGAGAAGGTTTATCTCCGTCATATTGATAATAGCGAACATGTTGCGAAACAAAGTATTGAGGCTGGAACATCTACTTTTAAGAGTATGATTTGGGCACCAATACAGTTTTTATTGCAGTATTTTAATATTTCTACTGGTATTGGTTACGATAAAACACAAATGGAAAAGGACGCTAGAGATGAGGTAGAAAAAATGGAGGACGAAATCAATGATCCTCCAGCTGAACCTCCCAAAAAAGATGATGAAATTATAGATATCGATGAGTCTGATAAAAGTCCTGAAGAATCTAAAGAAGAAGATAATGATGATTCTGATACTGAAAGTGATTCAAAGTTATTGATTGCCTAA
- a CDS encoding S1C family serine protease has translation MKKKRSLGLISFILCLTLATSGFAVDLNALLPDERNTIEVFQKSSPKVVYVHRLATVNSRHSLVKKQIPDGAGSGIIWDDKGHIVTNFHVIKGADDLAVSLGKMTVPAKVIGIEPRKDIAVLEIRSPQALAYLKTYKPFEIVHLNDLVVGQKAIAIGNPFGLDHSLSKGVISALGRKVPGIGGVTIRNMIQTDTPINPGNSGGPLLNSAGQLIGLNTVIYSRSGSSAGIGFAVPADDIERVVSQIIRHGRVVLSGIGIQRVEPHIAQKLGVKKGILIADVLPNTPAAQMKLKGTYRDSWGRVVLGDIIVAVNANPVASYDALYNLLTEIKVGQEITLSIQRGNKQMDVKMRTIDIAAL, from the coding sequence ATGAAGAAAAAACGTAGTTTAGGACTTATCTCTTTTATTTTGTGTTTAACTTTGGCAACCTCGGGATTTGCTGTAGATTTAAATGCTCTTCTTCCTGATGAACGTAATACTATAGAAGTGTTTCAGAAATCTTCTCCTAAAGTAGTTTATGTGCATCGTTTAGCAACGGTAAATAGCCGTCATTCGCTAGTTAAAAAACAAATCCCAGACGGTGCTGGTTCAGGGATTATCTGGGACGACAAAGGTCATATAGTCACTAATTTTCATGTTATCAAGGGCGCAGATGATTTAGCAGTTAGCCTTGGTAAAATGACGGTTCCTGCAAAAGTAATCGGCATAGAACCACGCAAAGATATTGCTGTTTTAGAAATTAGGTCACCACAGGCGTTGGCTTATTTAAAAACGTATAAACCTTTTGAAATTGTTCATTTAAACGATTTAGTGGTTGGTCAAAAAGCGATTGCTATTGGTAATCCCTTCGGTTTGGATCATAGCTTATCAAAAGGAGTGATCTCTGCATTAGGTAGAAAGGTTCCAGGAATAGGTGGTGTAACAATTCGTAATATGATTCAGACTGATACACCAATTAATCCAGGTAATTCAGGTGGACCTTTATTAAATAGTGCTGGGCAATTAATTGGTTTGAATACTGTGATTTATTCTCGCTCAGGTTCTTCTGCTGGAATTGGTTTTGCTGTTCCTGCTGATGATATTGAACGAGTTGTCTCACAAATTATTAGGCATGGTCGAGTCGTTTTATCAGGAATTGGTATCCAACGAGTTGAGCCACACATAGCTCAAAAATTAGGTGTAAAAAAAGGCATTCTCATTGCTGATGTTTTACCGAATACTCCAGCCGCTCAAATGAAGTTGAAGGGGACATATAGAGACTCATGGGGGCGTGTTGTTCTCGGCGATATAATAGTAGCCGTGAATGCTAATCCGGTAGCAAGTTACGATGCTTTATATAACTTACTTACTGAAATTAAAGTAGGGCAAGAGATCACCCTTTCAATACAAAGGGGCAATAAGCAGATGGATGTTAAGATGAGAACTATCGACATCGCTGCCCTATAA
- a CDS encoding hydrolase: MLLNKEDSVLLLVDVQEKLAPAVWNYDAFIARCEWLLKLAQRMDVPVLVSEQYPKGLGPTVEQLRTYFDQEQCIEKVHFSCMQQPDYARRLRELNKNQLIVIGIEAHVCVLQTAMEMKSLGFDVYVVADAVSSRNNNDCKYALKRMKQEGIQLITAEMIFFEWLRHAGTPEFKALSKEFLQ, encoded by the coding sequence ATGTTACTTAATAAAGAAGATTCCGTTTTACTACTTGTTGATGTGCAAGAAAAGTTAGCTCCTGCAGTTTGGAACTATGATGCATTTATTGCTCGCTGTGAATGGCTTTTAAAATTAGCACAGAGGATGGATGTTCCGGTTTTAGTAAGTGAACAATATCCCAAAGGTCTTGGTCCAACAGTAGAACAACTGCGCACTTATTTTGATCAAGAGCAATGCATTGAAAAAGTTCATTTTTCTTGCATGCAACAACCTGATTACGCTCGCCGTTTGCGTGAGTTAAATAAAAATCAATTAATAGTCATAGGGATTGAGGCACATGTTTGTGTATTGCAGACTGCCATGGAAATGAAGAGCTTGGGCTTTGATGTTTATGTCGTTGCTGATGCAGTGAGTAGTAGGAATAACAACGATTGCAAGTATGCTCTAAAACGTATGAAGCAAGAAGGTATTCAACTAATCACCGCAGAAATGATCTTTTTTGAATGGTTAAGGCACGCTGGAACCCCTGAGTTTAAAGCCTTAAGCAAAGAGTTTTTACAATAG
- a CDS encoding SDR family NAD(P)-dependent oxidoreductase, whose product MNLDNQIALVTGGASGMGKACAEYLQQHGMKVVIWDRQKDTASKADLALNCDVTSEASVEQAMKETIAQVGTPRVCINCAGIAPAKRIVGKEGAMPLSDFKQVIEVNLIGTFNVMRIVAHAMSGLEIDAKSQERGVIINTASIAAFEGQIGQAAYSASKGGIVSMTLPAARELARFAIRVNTIAPGLFATPLLLNMPQEVQDNLASTITFPKRLGKPEEFALMAKLIIENGMMNGAVVRLDGALRMQ is encoded by the coding sequence ATGAATTTAGATAATCAAATTGCTTTAGTTACTGGCGGTGCCTCAGGCATGGGTAAAGCCTGCGCTGAATACCTACAACAACATGGGATGAAAGTTGTTATCTGGGATAGGCAAAAAGATACTGCTAGCAAGGCAGATTTAGCTTTAAACTGTGATGTCACTAGTGAAGCATCTGTCGAGCAAGCTATGAAAGAAACGATAGCACAAGTTGGTACTCCTAGGGTTTGTATTAATTGTGCAGGGATAGCTCCTGCCAAGCGAATCGTGGGGAAAGAAGGGGCCATGCCGTTATCTGACTTTAAACAAGTAATAGAAGTTAATTTAATTGGCACTTTTAACGTAATGCGTATTGTGGCACATGCTATGTCAGGATTAGAAATTGACGCCAAATCACAAGAGCGTGGTGTTATCATTAATACAGCTTCTATTGCGGCATTTGAAGGGCAAATTGGACAGGCTGCATATAGTGCTTCTAAAGGAGGCATTGTTTCAATGACTTTACCGGCCGCTCGAGAGTTAGCACGATTTGCAATAAGGGTGAATACTATTGCTCCAGGATTATTTGCCACGCCATTACTTTTAAATATGCCTCAAGAAGTTCAAGATAATCTTGCCTCAACTATTACTTTTCCAAAGAGATTGGGTAAACCAGAAGAATTTGCATTGATGGCGAAGTTGATTATTGAAAATGGGATGATGAATGGGGCTGTGGTTCGTCTCGACGGCGCTCTTCGTATGCAGTGA